Proteins from a genomic interval of Candidatus Krumholzibacteriia bacterium:
- a CDS encoding TonB-dependent receptor: MQLLSTIRRRTAWAGALAVLAGSVQPGRAGTTGKISGELLDAEKRPVIAATVVVTGTPFGAFTNEKGQYNILNVPAGTYEVQISRIGFKAVVVHDVVVSADQTAHLDATLEEAAISTETVVVRATRPPVDIHLTSSLATLQSEEIDKLPVQELQDVVNLQAGVVGGHFRGGRQGEVQYQVDGVTMNNAFDNSASLKVDRSLLQEVQVISGTFDAEYGQAMSGVVNAVLKDGTPKFQALTELYGGGFFFPGREEERLGIAKKDWPPVTLGLDTVQPTAVGSFTLTLSGPVGLPQTLFLVNARRYSFNDYVRAERIVVPVPTLVILPDSVTRFLVPTLGDSATSPLGFTDEWSGAVKVSNSSFERLKLSYQALVNDLEARRTDYSYRANPDGMATQTTFSVAHGLDLTRTFGKASYLDLSLRQNYFDYIDRKYADIFDRRYDAAQPAHELAGLPGVKVWGVDVTRYQQKTNTFLFKTSLVTQLTPVQLFKAGLEMQWPKVQFGNQGTLVFTEGPTGQTLQRYLDAPPDYPGVQTYWPIIGGLYVHDQLEWKDLALRLGARLDYFDANSYLPSDLSNPANAIAGAPLSVPVPTNAKAFFSPRLGVAYPITESAGIHFAYGHFVQFPTIRDIFTNADYSFLARLQATTSSFARVMGNPDVEPEESVQYEFGYKQALTQNFGFEVSLYYKDIRNLLGTEFIDTYNDATYARLTNVDFGSVSGVIVALDHHRLGPVSASLDYTWQRAQGNSSDPKETAARAQAGDDPRPRVIPFDWDQRHTLNVTLAIAKPEVYSASTVVRAVSGQPYTPEISQGGFGFGLAENSGRRPSGIVVDLRGEFLRGWLGQRWSLFGRVFNLFDTRFFNGDVFASTGSPFYSRFSDQVELASPTRFYAPRRIELGFSLGLGQGR, encoded by the coding sequence GTGCAGCTGCTGAGCACGATCCGCCGGCGGACCGCATGGGCTGGGGCGCTGGCGGTGCTCGCTGGTTCGGTGCAGCCCGGACGCGCGGGGACGACGGGGAAGATCTCCGGCGAGCTGCTGGATGCAGAGAAGCGCCCGGTGATCGCGGCGACGGTGGTGGTGACGGGCACGCCCTTCGGGGCCTTCACCAACGAGAAGGGGCAGTACAACATCCTCAACGTCCCGGCGGGGACCTACGAAGTGCAGATCAGTCGCATCGGCTTCAAGGCCGTGGTCGTCCACGATGTCGTGGTTTCGGCGGATCAGACGGCCCACCTGGATGCCACTCTCGAAGAGGCCGCCATCTCCACGGAAACCGTGGTGGTCCGGGCGACGCGGCCGCCGGTGGACATCCATCTGACCAGCAGCCTGGCGACGCTGCAGAGCGAAGAGATCGACAAGCTGCCGGTGCAGGAGCTGCAGGACGTGGTGAATCTGCAGGCAGGTGTGGTCGGCGGGCACTTCCGCGGCGGCCGCCAAGGGGAGGTGCAGTACCAGGTCGACGGCGTGACGATGAACAACGCCTTCGACAACTCCGCCAGCCTGAAAGTGGACCGCTCGCTCCTCCAGGAGGTGCAGGTCATCAGCGGCACGTTCGATGCGGAGTACGGCCAGGCCATGAGCGGCGTCGTCAACGCCGTCCTCAAGGACGGCACGCCGAAGTTTCAAGCCCTCACCGAGCTCTACGGCGGCGGCTTCTTCTTCCCCGGCCGGGAAGAGGAGCGGCTCGGCATCGCCAAGAAAGACTGGCCGCCGGTCACCCTCGGCCTGGACACGGTCCAGCCCACCGCCGTCGGTAGCTTCACCCTCACCTTGAGCGGTCCCGTGGGCCTGCCGCAGACGCTCTTCCTCGTCAACGCCCGGCGCTACAGCTTCAACGATTACGTTCGCGCCGAGCGCATCGTCGTCCCGGTCCCGACCCTCGTCATCTTACCCGACTCGGTGACGCGCTTCCTCGTACCCACCCTCGGCGATAGCGCAACGAGCCCCCTCGGCTTCACCGACGAGTGGTCCGGCGCGGTGAAGGTCAGCAACAGCTCCTTCGAGCGGCTCAAGCTGAGCTACCAGGCTCTGGTGAACGATCTCGAGGCCCGGCGCACCGACTATTCCTATCGCGCCAACCCGGACGGCATGGCGACGCAGACGACGTTCTCCGTGGCCCACGGTCTCGACCTCACCCGCACCTTCGGCAAGGCCAGCTACCTGGACCTGAGCTTGCGACAGAACTATTTCGACTACATCGACCGTAAGTACGCGGACATCTTCGACCGGCGCTACGACGCGGCGCAGCCGGCGCACGAGCTCGCCGGCCTTCCCGGCGTCAAGGTTTGGGGCGTGGACGTGACGCGCTACCAGCAGAAGACGAACACCTTCCTCTTCAAGACCAGCCTCGTCACCCAGCTCACGCCGGTGCAGCTGTTCAAGGCCGGGCTGGAGATGCAATGGCCGAAGGTGCAGTTCGGCAACCAGGGGACCCTGGTCTTCACCGAGGGCCCGACCGGGCAGACCTTGCAGCGCTACCTGGATGCGCCGCCCGACTATCCGGGAGTGCAGACCTACTGGCCGATCATCGGCGGCCTGTACGTGCACGACCAGCTGGAGTGGAAAGATCTGGCGCTCCGCCTCGGCGCCCGGCTCGACTACTTCGATGCCAACTCTTACTTGCCGAGTGATCTGTCGAACCCGGCCAACGCCATCGCCGGGGCGCCGCTCTCGGTGCCCGTGCCCACCAACGCCAAGGCTTTCTTCTCCCCCAGGCTCGGCGTCGCCTACCCGATCACGGAAAGCGCCGGGATCCACTTCGCCTACGGTCACTTCGTGCAGTTCCCCACCATCCGCGACATCTTCACCAACGCGGACTACTCTTTCCTGGCGCGCCTGCAGGCCACGACCTCGTCCTTCGCGCGGGTGATGGGGAACCCCGACGTCGAACCGGAGGAATCCGTGCAGTACGAGTTCGGCTACAAGCAGGCGCTGACGCAGAACTTCGGGTTCGAAGTGAGCCTCTACTACAAGGACATCCGCAACCTGCTCGGCACGGAGTTCATCGACACCTACAACGACGCCACCTACGCGCGCCTGACCAACGTGGACTTCGGCAGCGTGAGCGGCGTCATCGTGGCGCTCGACCACCACCGGCTGGGTCCGGTGAGCGCCTCCTTGGACTACACCTGGCAGCGGGCCCAGGGGAACTCCAGCGATCCGAAAGAGACCGCCGCCCGTGCCCAAGCCGGGGACGATCCGAGACCGCGGGTGATCCCATTCGACTGGGACCAGCGCCACACCCTGAACGTGACGCTGGCCATCGCCAAGCCCGAGGTGTACTCGGCGAGCACCGTGGTGCGCGCCGTGAGCGGCCAGCCGTACACGCCCGAGATCTCCCAGGGTGGCTTCGGCTTCGGCCTGGCGGAGAACTCCGGGCGCCGGCCCTCGGGGATCGTCGTCGACCTGCGTGGCGAGTTCCTCCGCGGCTGGTTGGGACAGCGTTGGAGCTTGTTCGGCCGAGTCTTCAACCTGTTCGACACGCGCTTCTTCAATGGCGATGTCTTCGCCAGCACCGGAAGCCCGTTCTACTCGCGCTTCTCCGATCAGGTGGAGCTGGCGAGCCCGACGCGCTTCTATGCCCCGCGCCGGATCGAACTCGGCTTCAGCCTCGGGCTGGGGCAGGGACGGTGA